Part of the Etheostoma spectabile isolate EspeVRDwgs_2016 chromosome 21, UIUC_Espe_1.0, whole genome shotgun sequence genome is shown below.
TGCCACGACTTCTTCAGAGATCCTGTCCTCCTGTCATGCAGCCACAGCTTCTGTAAAGCCTGTCTGCAGAGATGGTGGAGCGCCAAACTGTCCCAAGAGTGTCCAGTTTGTCGGACAGTGTCTCAATGCAGCGATCCACCCCGTAACCTGGCGTTGAGGAACCTGTGCGAGGCCTTTTTGCGAGAGAAAGGGAGTCAGGGAGTCTCATCGGGGTCAGTGACTCTCTGCCCTCTGCACTCTGAGAAGTTCAGACTCTTCTGTCTGGACCATCAGCAGCCGGTGTGCCTCGTCTGCCGAGACGCAAAGATACACACCGACCACAGGTTCAGACCCATCGACGAAGCGGCCCAGGATCGCAGAGAGGAGCTCCGGAAAGCCCTGAAGGCTTCACAGGACCAGCTTAAGGTTTTTAACGACGTCAAGGTGAACTTGGACCAAACAGCGGAACACTTAAAGGTCCAGTCTCGACACACAGAGAGGCAGATTCAGGAAGAGTTCAGGAAGCTTCATCGGTTTCtagaggaggacgaggaggccCGGTTGGCTGCgctgagggaggaagaggagcagaagAGTCGGAGGATAAAGGAGAAGATGGAGGCTGTGAGCAGAGAGATAGCGGCTCTTTCAGACTCAGTCAGAGCCACGGAGGAGCAGCTGAGAGCTGAAGACGTCTCGTTCCTGATCAACTACAAGGCCGCGGCTGCAAGAGTCCGGCAGCGGCCCCAGCTGGAGGATCCACAGCTGCTCTCGGGAGCTCTGATAGATGTTGTGAAACATCTGGGCAATCTAACCTTCCACATCTGGAACAAGATGAAAGGCGTGGTGCCCTACAGTCCTGTGATTCTGGACCCAAACACTGCCTATCCTGAACTCATTCTGTCTGGGGATCTGACCAGCGTGAGACGTGGAAAGATACAGCGGCTTCCTGAAAACCCAGAAAGGTTTGAGTACTGGGACTCCGTCCTGGGCTCCGGATTTAACTCGGGGACTCACAGCTGGGACGTCGAGGTCGGGGACAACAAAGAATGGGAACTGGGGGTGTTAGCCGAGTCTGTTGGTAGGAAAGGATTCGTGGGGTCCACAGCCTGGAGTGTAGACTTCAGTGATGCCGGGTACAGAGCGTACTCGCCGACGGATAAATACACCGATCTCCCAGTCAGGGGGAAGCTCCGGAGGATCAGAGTCCATCTGGACCGGGACCAAGGGAGGCTGTCATTCTCTGATCccgacactcacacacacatacacaccttcacacacactttcactgagAAAGTGTGCCCATACCTTTGCACCAGGAATGAACTCCCTCTCAAAATATTGCCTGCAGAGATCtctgtaataataaaaagttaGAAATCTGTTTACTTTTCAACCTGTAAGATTCAACAGTCATGCATTAAACCTTAAACCTTAAACCTTGTGTtgccgtctgtgttgttttgttttccgggtcaaaatttaaactaaaattgGTCGACACTTATTCTCACTTTTCCCGACGTAATTGTCaattttttccaagttttttgtcactttttcagatgtttttgttctttttcccgctctttttttctaaatcttttttttttttttttttttgtccattttttcaatgttcatttatatttattccccacaaaatgctacaaaattgaacaaaacatccaaattcaatgaaagtagtgaactttattttatggaaccatccacgttatttgtatttttttttgacaatgttGTTGAAACAAACCCAAATTTTCTGATAAAGAACTTTATGAAcacgagtcaaatttgaccgacGGACAAACATCTAATGTTTTGAGTCATCAACCTGCTATGGTGACGGCAGATGAAAATCAGCCTGTTTGGctaaatctggcacatttacatgttgatTAACGTGCATTGTccattttaaataaagatatctaaaatctaagtagTTAAAGTATGATTTAAGTAAAGTTAAAATCATGATtttaatgta
Proteins encoded:
- the LOC116671015 gene encoding tripartite motif-containing protein 35, whose product is MASRLEEDFCCPACHDFFRDPVLLSCSHSFCKACLQRWWSAKLSQECPVCRTVSQCSDPPRNLALRNLCEAFLREKGSQGVSSGSVTLCPLHSEKFRLFCLDHQQPVCLVCRDAKIHTDHRFRPIDEAAQDRREELRKALKASQDQLKVFNDVKVNLDQTAEHLKVQSRHTERQIQEEFRKLHRFLEEDEEARLAALREEEEQKSRRIKEKMEAVSREIAALSDSVRATEEQLRAEDVSFLINYKAAAARVRQRPQLEDPQLLSGALIDVVKHLGNLTFHIWNKMKGVVPYSPVILDPNTAYPELILSGDLTSVRRGKIQRLPENPERFEYWDSVLGSGFNSGTHSWDVEVGDNKEWELGVLAESVGRKGFVGSTAWSVDFSDAGYRAYSPTDKYTDLPVRGKLRRIRVHLDRDQGRLSFSDPDTHTHIHTFTHTFTEKVCPYLCTRNELPLKILPAEISVIIKS